A window of Cheilinus undulatus linkage group 1, ASM1832078v1, whole genome shotgun sequence contains these coding sequences:
- the LOC121529628 gene encoding potassium channel subfamily K member 2-like translates to MTWSTQRNFYMAAPDLLDPKSATHNTKPRLSFSTKPITMTPREESEVVATVMKWKTVTAIFLLVVLYLVMGAAVFRSLEQPHESAQRLAILTQKLEFLSKHPCVNQSELEELVKQVVSAIRSGVNPAGTLTNHSSLWDLSSAFFFAGTVITTIGFGNISPHTEGGRIFCIVYALLGIPLFGFLLAGVGDQLGTIFGKGITRVEKMFVHWDISQTKIRVISTLLFVLFGCLLFVALPAAIFKHIEGWSALESLYFVVITLTTIGFGDFVAGGSEIEYLDYYKPVVWFWILVGLAYFAAILSMIGDWFRVISKRTKEEVGEIRAHAAEWTANVSAEFKETRRRVSVEIYDKFQRAASIKRKLSSELGFSPTPEFTLPKRTVSVNFTDERDKNEKEAGLQGLTTPLARNGGAFMNGLDPERGDFIEHVK, encoded by the exons TGGCAGCTCCAGACTTATTGGACCCTAAATCCGCCACTCACAACACCAAGCCCCGCCTCTCCTTCTCCACAAAGCCAATTACAATGACTCCCCGTGAGGAGAGTGAG GTGGTTGCCACGGTGATGAAATGGAAGACAGTGACAGCCATCTTTCTTTTGGTGGTTTTGTACCTGGTGATGGGAGCAGCCGTCTTCAGATCCCTGGAGCAGCCTCATGAGAG TGCCCAGCGTTTGGCCATCCTGACCCAGAAGCTGGAGTTCCTGTCCAAGCACCCCTGTGTGAACCAGAGTGAGCTGGAAGAGCTGGTGAAG CAAGTTGTGTCTGCAATCCGGTCAGGAGTGAATCCTGCAGGAACactgaccaatcacagcagcCTGTGGGACCTCAGTTCTGCCTTCTTTTTTGCTGGGACCGTCATTACAACCATTG GTTTTGGGAACATTTCTCCCCACACAGAAGGTGGGAGGATTTTCTGTATAGTGTATGCGTTGTTAGGGATCCCTCTGTTTGGCTTCCTTTTGGCTGGCGTAGGAGATCAGCTTGGCACCATATTCGGCAAAGGCATCACGAGAGTGGAGAAGATGTTTGTG CACTGGGACATCAGTCAGACAAAGATCCGTGTCATCTCAACCCTGCTGTTCGTGTTGTTCGGCTGCCTGCTGTTCGTGGCACTCCCCGCAGCCATCTTTAAACACATCGAGGGCTGGTCAGCGCTCGAGTCCCTTTACTTTGTGGTCATCACCCTGACCACGATAGGATTTGGAGACTTTGTGGCAG GCGGATCTGAAATAGAGTACCTGGATTACTATAAACCAGTTGTATGGTTCTGGATTCTGGTGGGACTCGCTTACTTTGCTGCCATCCTCAGCATGATTGGAGACTGGTTCAGAGTCATCTCCAAAAGGACCAAAGAAGAG GTTGGAGAGATCCGAGCCCACGCTGCTGAGTGGACGGCTAACGTCTCTGCAGAGTTCAAAGAAACGCGGCGTCGTGTCAGCGTCGAGATCTATGATAAGTTCCAGCGTGCTGCTTCAATCAAACGCAAACTGTCCTCTGAGCTGGGATTCAGCCCCACTCCTGAGTTCACTCTGCCAAAGAGGACGGTGTCAGTTAATTTCACCGATGAACGGGACAAAAACGAGAAGGAGGCAGGGCTGCAGGGCTTAACGACACCGCTGGCTCGAAATGGAGGAGCTTTCATGAACGGTTTGGACCCAGAGAGAGGAGATTTCATCGAACATGTCAAGTAG